The proteins below come from a single uncultured Cohaesibacter sp. genomic window:
- the rpoB gene encoding DNA-directed RNA polymerase subunit beta has protein sequence MAQTFSGRNKLRKYFGHIIEVADMPNLIEVQKASYDQFLQVDEPASGRLDEGLQAVFSSVFPITDFSGSAQLEFVRYEFEAPKYDTEECRLRGMTYSAPLKLTLRLIVFEVDEDTGARSVKDIKEQDVYMGDMPLMTDKGTFIVNGTERVIVSQMHRSPGVFFDHDKGKSHSSGKLLFAARIIPYRGSWLDIEFDAKDIVYARIDRRRKIPVSSLLLALGLDPEEILDTYYNKVTYERADGAWRVAFDPEALKGTKPETDMVDAETGEVVFEAGKKLTARQIKKLSESGVKFLKVDDIDLHGRYLAEDAVSLVTGEIFVEAGEELDEKSLALLKDAGFDEISVLNIDHVTVGAYIRNTLAVDKNSDRQAALFDIYRVMRPGEPPTLETAEAMFDSLFFDPERYDLSAVGRVKMNMRMDLDVADTVRILRKEDIVEVIRTLLDLRDGKGEIDDIDNLGNRRVRSVGELMENQYRIGLLRMERAIKERMSSIEIDTVMPQDLINAKPAAAAVREFFGSSQLSQFMDQNNPLSEITHKRRLSALGPGGLTRERAGFEVRDVHPTHYGRICPIETPEGPNIGLINSLATFARVNKYGFIESPYRKVKDGRVTNEVIYLSAMEEAKHYVAQANIPLNDDNSFAEETVICRHAGDVMLTPAERVDFMDVSPKQLVSVAAALIPFLENDDANRALMGSNMQRQAVPLVRAEAPFVGTGMEPIVARDSGAAIAASRTGVVDQVDATRIVIRATEELNPNKSGVDIYRLAKFQRSNQSTCINQRPLVAVGDLVQKGEIIADGPSTDLGDLALGRNVLVAFMPWNGYNFEDSILLSERIVKEDVFTSIHIEEFEVMARDTKLGPEEITRDIPNVSEESLKNLDEAGITYIGAEVKPGDILVGKITPKGESPMTPEEKLLRAIFGEKASDVRDTSLRMPPGTFGTVVEVRVFNRHGIDKDERAMSIEREEIERLAKDRDDEQAILDRNVYGRLADMLNGHVGTAGPKGFRKDSAITQAEMAEFPRSQWWLFAVDDDKLMGEVEALRNQYDDSRKRLEQRFIDKVEKLQRGDELPPGVMKMAKVFIAIKRKIQPGDKMAGRHGNKGVVSRIVPIEDMPYLEDGTHVDIVLNPLGVPSRMNVGQILETHLGWACAGMGRKIGKMYDDYRKNGDLEPLRKELSDVYHDNGKNLKVIDHDDDSVIRIAQQVRKGVSIATPVFDGAHEPDIVEMLEKSGLHSSGQSTLFDGQTGEQFDRPVTVGYIYMLKLHHLVDEKIHGRSIGPYSLVTQQPLGGKAQFGGQRFGEMEVWALEAYGAAYTLQEMLTVKSDDVAGRTKVYEAIVRGDDTFEAGIPESFNVLVKEIRSLGLNMELEDSQRLIELEPNDTPPADAAE, from the coding sequence ATGGCTCAGACGTTTTCTGGTCGTAACAAGCTAAGAAAATACTTCGGTCATATTATTGAAGTGGCAGACATGCCCAACCTCATCGAGGTGCAGAAAGCTTCATATGACCAGTTTCTGCAAGTGGATGAACCCGCCTCTGGACGCCTTGATGAAGGGCTTCAGGCGGTGTTTTCATCTGTATTCCCGATCACGGATTTCTCCGGGTCGGCACAGCTTGAATTCGTGCGATACGAATTCGAGGCACCAAAATATGACACCGAGGAATGCCGCCTGCGCGGTATGACCTATTCGGCTCCGTTGAAGCTGACGCTCCGTCTCATCGTGTTCGAGGTGGACGAGGATACCGGTGCGCGGTCTGTCAAGGACATCAAGGAACAGGACGTCTACATGGGCGATATGCCGCTCATGACCGACAAGGGGACCTTCATTGTCAATGGCACCGAGCGCGTTATCGTCTCCCAGATGCACCGCTCTCCCGGTGTGTTCTTCGACCATGACAAAGGCAAGAGCCATTCTTCCGGCAAGCTGCTTTTCGCTGCGCGCATCATTCCTTATCGTGGCTCCTGGCTCGATATCGAATTCGATGCGAAAGACATTGTCTATGCCCGTATCGACCGTCGCCGCAAAATCCCGGTTTCCAGCCTGCTGCTCGCACTGGGTCTTGATCCGGAAGAAATCCTGGACACCTACTACAACAAGGTGACCTACGAGCGTGCCGATGGCGCATGGCGTGTAGCCTTTGATCCTGAAGCCCTGAAGGGCACCAAGCCTGAAACCGACATGGTCGATGCCGAGACCGGCGAAGTTGTATTCGAGGCTGGCAAGAAACTGACCGCTCGTCAGATCAAGAAACTGAGCGAAAGCGGCGTCAAGTTCCTCAAAGTCGACGACATCGATCTGCATGGCCGATATCTGGCTGAAGACGCCGTGAGCCTTGTCACTGGCGAGATCTTTGTAGAGGCTGGTGAAGAACTGGACGAAAAGTCACTTGCCCTGCTGAAAGACGCTGGTTTTGACGAGATTTCGGTTCTGAACATCGACCATGTGACTGTGGGTGCCTACATCCGCAACACGCTTGCTGTTGACAAGAACTCGGATCGTCAGGCTGCATTGTTCGATATCTATCGCGTCATGCGTCCTGGTGAACCGCCGACCTTGGAAACTGCCGAGGCGATGTTCGACTCGCTGTTCTTCGATCCGGAGCGCTATGATCTTTCCGCAGTTGGCCGCGTGAAGATGAATATGCGCATGGATCTCGATGTTGCTGACACCGTTCGCATCCTGCGCAAGGAAGACATTGTCGAAGTAATCCGCACCCTGCTTGACCTGCGTGATGGCAAGGGCGAAATCGACGACATTGACAACCTTGGCAACCGCCGCGTCCGTTCGGTCGGCGAGCTGATGGAAAACCAGTATCGCATCGGTCTTCTGCGCATGGAGCGCGCGATCAAGGAGCGTATGTCCTCGATCGAGATCGACACCGTGATGCCGCAGGATCTGATCAATGCGAAACCGGCTGCCGCTGCGGTGCGCGAGTTCTTTGGCTCGTCCCAGCTCAGCCAGTTCATGGACCAGAACAACCCGCTGTCGGAAATCACCCACAAGCGTCGTCTTTCGGCTCTTGGACCGGGTGGTCTGACGCGCGAGCGTGCTGGCTTCGAGGTTCGAGACGTGCATCCGACCCACTATGGTCGTATCTGCCCGATTGAAACCCCCGAAGGTCCGAACATCGGTCTGATCAACTCTCTGGCGACCTTTGCCCGCGTCAACAAATACGGCTTTATCGAATCTCCTTATCGCAAGGTGAAAGATGGCCGCGTGACCAACGAGGTGATCTATCTTTCGGCGATGGAAGAAGCCAAGCACTATGTTGCTCAGGCCAACATCCCGCTGAATGATGACAACAGCTTTGCAGAGGAAACCGTGATCTGTCGCCATGCTGGCGATGTCATGCTGACCCCGGCCGAGCGCGTTGACTTCATGGACGTGTCTCCGAAACAGCTGGTATCCGTTGCTGCGGCGCTCATTCCGTTCCTTGAGAACGATGACGCCAACCGCGCTCTGATGGGCTCGAACATGCAGCGTCAGGCCGTGCCTCTGGTTCGTGCAGAAGCGCCGTTTGTCGGGACCGGCATGGAGCCGATCGTGGCACGCGATTCCGGTGCAGCGATTGCTGCCAGCCGGACCGGTGTTGTCGATCAGGTTGATGCGACCCGTATCGTTATCCGGGCGACCGAAGAGCTGAACCCGAACAAGTCCGGCGTTGATATCTATCGTCTGGCCAAGTTCCAGCGCTCCAACCAATCCACCTGCATCAACCAGCGTCCGCTCGTTGCCGTCGGTGATCTGGTGCAGAAAGGCGAGATCATCGCTGACGGTCCTTCGACCGATCTCGGCGATCTGGCTCTTGGCCGCAACGTGCTCGTCGCGTTCATGCCCTGGAACGGCTACAACTTCGAAGACTCCATCCTTCTGTCCGAACGGATTGTGAAGGAAGACGTCTTTACCTCGATCCATATCGAGGAATTCGAAGTGATGGCCCGCGATACCAAGCTTGGCCCTGAAGAGATCACCCGCGATATCCCGAACGTGTCGGAAGAATCGCTGAAGAATCTCGACGAGGCTGGCATCACCTACATCGGTGCTGAAGTGAAGCCGGGCGACATTCTGGTCGGCAAGATCACACCGAAGGGCGAAAGCCCGATGACGCCGGAAGAAAAACTTCTGCGTGCCATCTTCGGTGAGAAGGCCTCTGATGTTCGCGATACGTCGCTCCGCATGCCTCCGGGAACCTTTGGTACCGTTGTTGAGGTGCGTGTGTTCAACCGCCACGGCATCGACAAGGACGAACGTGCCATGTCGATCGAGCGTGAGGAAATCGAACGCCTTGCGAAAGACCGTGATGACGAACAGGCGATTCTTGATCGCAACGTCTATGGTCGCCTCGCTGACATGCTGAATGGTCATGTCGGAACCGCTGGTCCGAAGGGCTTCCGCAAGGATAGCGCCATCACCCAGGCGGAAATGGCAGAATTCCCACGCAGCCAGTGGTGGCTGTTTGCGGTCGATGACGACAAGCTGATGGGTGAGGTGGAAGCCCTGCGCAATCAGTATGACGACAGCCGCAAGCGTCTCGAGCAGCGTTTCATCGACAAGGTTGAGAAACTGCAGCGCGGTGACGAGCTGCCACCGGGCGTCATGAAAATGGCGAAGGTCTTCATCGCGATCAAGCGCAAGATCCAGCCGGGTGACAAAATGGCTGGCCGTCACGGCAACAAGGGTGTGGTTTCCCGCATCGTGCCGATTGAGGACATGCCGTATCTGGAAGACGGTACCCACGTTGATATCGTTCTGAACCCGCTTGGCGTGCCTTCGCGCATGAACGTTGGACAGATTCTCGAAACGCATCTTGGCTGGGCCTGTGCTGGCATGGGTCGCAAAATCGGCAAGATGTATGACGATTATCGGAAAAATGGCGACCTTGAACCATTGCGCAAGGAGCTGAGTGACGTTTATCATGACAATGGCAAGAATCTTAAAGTCATTGATCATGATGACGATAGCGTCATCCGCATCGCGCAGCAGGTTCGCAAAGGGGTCTCCATCGCCACGCCGGTCTTTGACGGCGCGCACGAGCCTGACATCGTCGAGATGCTGGAAAAATCGGGTCTTCACAGCTCCGGTCAGTCCACGCTCTTTGATGGTCAGACGGGTGAACAGTTCGACCGTCCGGTGACAGTGGGCTACATCTACATGCTCAAGCTGCACCATCTGGTCGACGAGAAGATCCACGGTCGTTCGATTGGCCCATACAGCCTCGTCACCCAGCAGCCGCTTGGTGGTAAGGCCCAGTTTGGTGGTCAGCGATTTGGTGAGATGGAGGTCTGGGCGCTCGAAGCTTACGGTGCTGCCTATACATTGCAGGAAATGCTCACCGTCAAGTCGGATGACGTGGCCGGCCGTACCAAGGTCTATGAAGCCATTGTTCGTGGTGATGACACGTTCGAAGCTGGTATCCCGGAAAGCTTCAACGTTCTCGTCAAAGAGATCCGGTCTCTGGGTCTGAACATGGAGCTGGAAGATAGCCAGCGCCTGATCGAACTTGAGCCGAATGATACACCGCCTGCGGACGCTGCTGAATAA
- the rpoC gene encoding DNA-directed RNA polymerase subunit beta': MNQEVMNLFSPQAQAQTFDQIRVSIASPEKILSWSYGEIKKPETINYRTFKPERDGLFCARIFGPIKDYECLCGKYKRMKYKGIICEKCGVEVTLSRVRRERMGHIELAAPVAHIWFLKSLPSRIGQLLDMTLKDLERVLYFENYIVVEPGLTPLKEYQLLTEEEYIIAQDEYGEDTFTAMIGAEAIREILASLDLEQISEKLRQEIAESTSSLKPIKLAKRLKIVEAFIESGNRPEWMIMTVVPVIPPDLRPLVPLDGGRFATSDLNDLYRRVINRNNRLKRLMELRAPDIIIRNEKRMLQESVDALFDNGRRGRVITGANKRPLKSLSDMLKGKHGRFRQNLLGKRVDYSGRSVIVVGPELKLHQCGLPKKMALELFKPFIYSRLDAKGYSTTVKQAKKLVEKGKPEVWDILEEVIREHPVMLNRAPTLHRLGIQAFEPMLVEGKAIQLHPLVCSAFNADFDGDQMAVHVPLSLEAQLEARVLMMSTNNILHPANGQPIIVPSQDIVLGLYYLSIMNENEPGEGSLFSDIGELHHALESGAVTLHAKVKGRYKTVDEEGNSITQIYETTPGRMLIGELLPRHPGISYEECNKLMTKKEISKMIHAVYRHCGQKETVIFCDKIMGLGFNRAFRAGISFGMDDMVIPDTKAGLIDETSTMALEFEQQYNDGLITQGEKYNKVVDAWAKCTDRVADEMMKRIKAVEFDEETGRQKQMNSVYMMAHSGARGSPAQMKQLAGMRGLMAKPSGEIIETPIISNFKEGLTVMEYFNSTHGARKGLADTALKTANSGYLTRRLVDVAQDSIITERDCGSEEGLDVQAIVDAGQIVATLGTRTIGRTAAADVVNPKTEKVIVKKGEIISEEHVGEIESCGLQSIKVRSVLTCHSRNGVCAACYGRDLARGTEVNIGEAVGVIAAQSIGEPGTQLTMRTFHIGGTAQVVDSSFIESNFEGTIHLRNRNVARDSDGRLVTLGRNVAIVIIDDEGNERSVNKLSYGSHLHVDEGDRVTRGQRLAEWDPYTRPVLSEVSGVVDFEDVAEGLSVSEATDESTGITKRVVIDWRSNPRSADMKPAITIKSADGSILTLPRGGDARYMLQVEAILSVQPGTKVGAGDVLARVPMESAKTKDITGGLPRVAELFEARRPKDHAIIAEVDGTIRFGRDYKNKRRILLEPHDESLDPIEYLIPKGRPFHLQEGDPIEKGEYILDGNPAPHDILAVKGVAALAEYLVNEIQDVYRLQGVGINDKHIEVIVRQMLQKIEIEEQGDSFFLQGEHIDRLEFEEENERLAADGKTPAKGKPVLLGITKASLQTRSFISAASFQETTRVLTEASVQGKIDTLEGLKENVIVGRLIPAGTGRVMSGLRRVATHRDDLILEERQRTQSLSNTPQITDLSDAPVEPAE, encoded by the coding sequence ATGAACCAAGAGGTCATGAATCTTTTCAGTCCGCAGGCTCAGGCCCAGACCTTCGACCAGATTCGCGTATCCATCGCGAGCCCGGAGAAGATCCTGAGCTGGTCATATGGTGAAATCAAAAAACCCGAAACGATCAACTACCGTACGTTCAAGCCAGAGCGTGACGGTTTGTTCTGTGCGCGCATTTTCGGGCCGATCAAGGACTATGAATGTCTTTGCGGTAAATACAAGCGCATGAAATACAAAGGCATCATTTGTGAAAAATGTGGTGTTGAGGTCACTCTGTCCCGCGTTCGTCGTGAGCGCATGGGTCACATTGAGCTGGCAGCACCTGTTGCTCACATCTGGTTCCTGAAGTCCCTGCCGAGCCGCATCGGTCAGCTTCTCGACATGACGCTCAAGGATCTTGAGCGCGTTCTCTATTTCGAGAACTACATCGTCGTCGAGCCGGGCCTGACGCCTCTGAAAGAATATCAGCTCCTCACAGAAGAGGAGTATATCATTGCGCAGGACGAGTATGGCGAGGATACCTTCACCGCCATGATCGGTGCCGAGGCCATCCGCGAAATTCTGGCGTCTCTCGATCTGGAACAGATCTCTGAGAAACTGCGTCAGGAAATCGCCGAGAGTACCTCTTCGCTGAAGCCGATCAAGCTTGCCAAGCGTCTGAAGATTGTGGAAGCCTTCATTGAATCCGGCAACCGTCCGGAATGGATGATCATGACCGTTGTTCCGGTCATTCCTCCCGATCTGCGCCCGCTGGTTCCGCTTGATGGTGGCCGTTTTGCGACGTCTGACCTCAACGACCTCTATCGTCGTGTGATCAACCGTAACAACCGTCTGAAGCGCCTGATGGAGCTGCGTGCGCCGGATATCATCATCCGCAACGAAAAGCGCATGCTGCAGGAATCCGTTGACGCTCTGTTCGACAATGGTCGTCGCGGTCGCGTTATCACCGGTGCCAACAAGCGCCCGCTGAAGTCGCTTTCCGACATGCTCAAAGGCAAGCACGGTCGTTTCCGTCAGAACCTTCTGGGTAAACGCGTCGACTATTCCGGTCGTTCGGTTATCGTGGTTGGTCCTGAGCTGAAACTGCATCAGTGTGGTCTGCCGAAGAAAATGGCGCTTGAGCTGTTCAAGCCGTTCATCTATTCGCGCCTAGACGCCAAAGGCTATTCGACGACCGTTAAGCAAGCCAAGAAGCTGGTTGAAAAAGGCAAGCCGGAAGTCTGGGATATCCTCGAAGAGGTCATCCGCGAGCATCCGGTGATGCTGAACCGTGCGCCGACGCTCCACCGTCTCGGCATTCAGGCTTTCGAGCCGATGCTGGTGGAAGGCAAGGCCATTCAGCTGCATCCGCTTGTCTGCTCGGCCTTCAACGCCGACTTTGATGGTGACCAGATGGCCGTTCACGTGCCGCTGTCGCTCGAAGCTCAGCTTGAAGCGCGCGTCTTGATGATGTCGACCAACAACATTCTGCATCCGGCCAACGGTCAGCCGATCATCGTGCCCTCGCAGGATATTGTTCTTGGTCTTTATTATCTGTCGATCATGAATGAGAACGAGCCGGGTGAGGGGAGCCTTTTCTCCGATATCGGCGAGTTGCATCATGCGCTCGAAAGCGGTGCTGTTACGCTGCATGCTAAAGTCAAGGGTCGTTACAAGACCGTTGATGAAGAAGGCAATTCGATCACCCAGATCTATGAGACCACTCCGGGTCGCATGCTGATAGGTGAGCTTCTTCCGCGTCATCCGGGCATTTCCTATGAGGAATGCAACAAGCTGATGACCAAGAAGGAAATCTCAAAGATGATCCACGCCGTCTACCGCCATTGCGGTCAGAAGGAAACGGTCATCTTCTGCGACAAGATCATGGGTCTTGGCTTCAACCGTGCTTTCCGCGCCGGCATTTCGTTCGGCATGGACGACATGGTTATTCCGGACACCAAGGCTGGTCTCATCGACGAAACCAGCACGATGGCGCTGGAATTCGAACAGCAGTATAACGACGGTCTCATCACCCAGGGCGAGAAATACAACAAGGTTGTTGACGCTTGGGCTAAATGTACCGACCGCGTTGCTGATGAAATGATGAAACGCATTAAGGCGGTTGAATTCGACGAGGAAACCGGTCGTCAGAAACAGATGAACTCTGTTTACATGATGGCGCACTCCGGGGCCCGTGGTTCGCCGGCTCAGATGAAACAGCTTGCTGGTATGCGCGGCCTGATGGCCAAGCCGTCCGGTGAGATCATCGAAACGCCGATCATCTCGAACTTTAAAGAAGGCCTTACCGTGATGGAGTACTTCAACTCCACCCATGGTGCCCGTAAGGGTCTGGCCGATACCGCTCTGAAAACAGCGAACTCCGGTTACCTCACCCGCCGTCTGGTGGATGTGGCTCAGGATTCGATCATCACCGAGCGGGATTGTGGTTCCGAAGAAGGTCTTGATGTTCAGGCAATCGTCGATGCCGGTCAGATCGTTGCGACCCTTGGTACGCGGACGATTGGTCGTACCGCCGCTGCTGATGTCGTCAATCCGAAAACCGAGAAGGTCATTGTCAAAAAGGGCGAGATCATCTCTGAAGAACATGTTGGCGAGATCGAAAGCTGTGGTCTGCAGTCCATCAAGGTTCGCTCGGTTCTGACCTGTCATTCCCGCAACGGCGTTTGCGCGGCCTGCTATGGCCGTGACCTTGCGCGCGGTACGGAAGTGAACATCGGTGAAGCCGTTGGTGTTATCGCTGCTCAGTCAATCGGTGAACCTGGCACCCAGCTGACCATGCGTACCTTCCATATCGGTGGTACCGCTCAGGTGGTTGACAGCTCGTTCATCGAGTCCAACTTCGAAGGCACGATCCATCTGCGCAACCGCAACGTGGCCCGTGACTCCGATGGACGTCTGGTGACCCTTGGTCGTAACGTCGCCATCGTAATCATTGATGACGAAGGCAACGAACGCTCGGTCAACAAGCTTTCCTATGGTTCGCATTTGCATGTGGACGAGGGCGACCGCGTGACCCGTGGTCAGCGTCTGGCTGAATGGGATCCGTACACTCGTCCGGTTCTCAGTGAGGTTTCCGGTGTTGTCGACTTCGAAGACGTGGCTGAAGGCCTGTCCGTTAGCGAAGCGACTGACGAATCCACTGGTATTACCAAACGTGTCGTGATCGACTGGCGTTCCAACCCGCGTTCTGCGGACATGAAACCGGCCATCACGATCAAGAGTGCGGATGGCAGTATCCTGACCCTGCCGCGTGGTGGTGACGCTCGCTACATGTTGCAGGTTGAGGCGATCCTGTCGGTTCAGCCGGGTACCAAGGTTGGTGCCGGTGACGTTCTGGCCCGTGTTCCCATGGAAAGTGCCAAGACGAAAGACATCACCGGTGGTCTGCCGCGTGTGGCCGAACTGTTCGAAGCCCGTCGTCCGAAGGACCATGCCATCATCGCAGAAGTCGATGGCACGATCCGTTTCGGTCGCGACTACAAGAACAAGCGCCGCATTCTGCTTGAACCGCATGATGAGTCACTGGACCCAATCGAGTATCTGATCCCGAAAGGTCGTCCGTTCCATCTTCAGGAAGGCGATCCGATCGAGAAAGGCGAATATATTCTCGACGGCAATCCTGCACCGCACGACATTCTGGCCGTCAAGGGTGTTGCTGCTCTTGCCGAATATCTCGTCAACGAGATCCAGGACGTCTATCGCCTGCAGGGTGTGGGCATCAACGATAAGCACATCGAAGTGATTGTTCGTCAGATGCTGCAGAAGATCGAGATCGAAGAGCAGGGCGACAGCTTCTTCCTTCAGGGCGAACATATCGATCGCCTCGAATTCGAGGAAGAAAACGAACGTCTGGCTGCAGATGGCAAGACGCCGGCAAAAGGCAAGCCGGTTCTGCTTGGTATCACCAAGGCCAGCCTGCAGACGCGCTCCTTCATTTCGGCGGCTTCCTTCCAGGAAACCACTCGTGTTCTGACCGAAGCTTCGGTTCAGGGCAAGATCGATACGCTCGAAGGTCTGAAAGAGAACGTCATTGTGGGTCGTCTGATCCCGGCCGGTACTGGTCGCGTGATGTCCGGCCTACGTCGGGTTGCTACCCATCGCGACGATCTCATTCTGGAAGAACGTCAGCGGACCCAGTCCTTGTCGAACACTCCGCAGATCACCGACCTGTCGGATGCGCCGGTAGAACCGGCCGAATAA
- the rpsL gene encoding 30S ribosomal protein S12: protein MPTINQLIRKPRKAPVKRNKVPAMEACPQKRGVCTRVYTTTPKKPNSALRKVAKVRLTNGFEVIGYIPGEGHNLQEHSVVMIRGGRVKDLPGVRYHILRGVLDTQGVKDRKQRRSKYGAKRPK from the coding sequence ATGCCAACCATTAACCAGCTTATTCGTAAACCGCGCAAAGCGCCGGTAAAGCGAAATAAAGTTCCGGCCATGGAGGCCTGCCCCCAGAAGAGGGGTGTATGTACGCGCGTCTATACCACTACGCCTAAAAAGCCTAACTCGGCTCTGCGTAAGGTTGCCAAGGTGCGTCTGACCAACGGTTTTGAGGTTATCGGCTACATCCCTGGTGAGGGCCACAACCTGCAGGAACACTCCGTTGTGATGATCCGCGGCGGTCGCGTGAAGGATTTGCCTGGCGTTCGTTATCACATCCTTCGCGGTGTGCTCGATACGCAGGGTGTTAAAGACCGTAAACAGCGCCGCTCGAAATATGGCGCGAAGCGGCCTAAATAA
- the rpsG gene encoding 30S ribosomal protein S7, with protein MSRRHSAEKRVINPDPKFGDIVISKFMNSIMLDGKKSVSESIVYGALEAVEGKLKQNPVEVFHTALENVMPSVEVRSRRVGGATYQVPVDVRAERKQALAIRWIITAARNRNERTMIDRLSGELLDAFNNRGSAVKKREDTHRMAEANRAFSHYRW; from the coding sequence ATGTCACGTCGCCATAGTGCAGAGAAACGCGTTATCAACCCGGATCCGAAGTTCGGTGATATCGTTATTTCGAAATTCATGAACAGCATCATGCTGGACGGCAAAAAGTCCGTTTCCGAAAGCATCGTTTACGGTGCTCTTGAAGCTGTTGAAGGCAAACTGAAGCAGAATCCGGTAGAAGTGTTCCACACTGCTCTGGAAAATGTGATGCCTTCCGTAGAGGTTCGTTCCCGCCGCGTTGGTGGTGCAACCTATCAGGTTCCTGTTGATGTGCGTGCTGAGCGCAAGCAGGCCCTTGCAATCCGCTGGATTATTACAGCGGCTCGTAACCGCAACGAACGCACCATGATTGATCGTCTTTCCGGCGAGCTTCTGGACGCATTCAACAACCGCGGTTCTGCAGTCAAAAAACGCGAAGATACGCACCGTATGGCTGAAGCCAACCGTGCCTTTTCGCATTATCGCTGGTAA